The following proteins are co-located in the Solanum pennellii chromosome 1, SPENNV200 genome:
- the LOC107002501 gene encoding ferric reduction oxidase 2-like: MYITSSLLYISNIYSTKANFVTRKMEVMNRRSSSFSDGKIRMIQGAILALALTIFLGNLMMWIIMPTFTYYQKWVPVLVAATNSTFFDIQGPIMMNFTFPILFIAVLGCLYVHLEKKKSDIVTSSYCNKDWLKILKKPKIIKPLGIVTWIELIFLAMFIILCVWYFSAFVYFHYSTITTYAATKGVEVWQARIDRLALVIGLTGNICLTFLFYPVSRGSSILPLLGLTSEGSIKYHIWLGHMAMTLFTIHGLLFILFWAVSGRLHEMLTWDPHYISNVPGELGLLVGLILWATTFPAIRRRMFEVFFYTHYLYILFMVFYLLHTGMFYACIMLPGFFLFLIDRYLRFLQSKQKVRLISARVLTCETVELNFSKISGLEYSPTSVMFLNVPSISKLQWHPFTVTSNSNLESDTISVVIKCEGSWTKKLYSVMSLPKPVDRLDVSVEGPYGPASTHFLRHDTLVLISGGSGITPFISIVRELIYMSSTLKCKTPKILLVSVFRNTSQLSMLDLLYPIAGTPSGCSSNLDLQVEAYITRETEPAQEKTEPLRTILFKPDHSDAPITPILGQNNWLWLAAIISSSFALYLLFVGLLYQYYVYPMDHGTNQVFPYHTRALFNMLFIAAAIVIAASAAFLWNKKKSARETKQIQDMADSAKSLNSLIAYADQELESLPQQSLDKSIKTHYGHRPDLKRILLEVKGSSVGVLASGPKTLRHDVAAICSSELVENLHFESISFTW, translated from the exons ATGTATATAACAAGTTCACTACTAtatatttctaatatatattCAACAAAAGCTAATTTTGTTACAAGAAAAATGGAGGTGATGAATAGGAGATCATCATCATTTTCTGATGGAAAAATTAGAATGATACAAGGAGCAATATTAGCTTTAGCACTTACAATATTTCTTGGGAATTTAATGATGTGGATTATTATGCCAACTTTTACATATTATCAAAAATGGGTTCCTGTTCTTGTTGCTGCCACCAATTCCACATTCTTTGATATTCAag GTCCCATTATGATGAACTTCACATTCCCAATCTTATTCATAGCTGTTTTGGGCTGTCTTTATGTtcatctagagaagaaaaaaagtgatATTGTCACTTCATCATAttg CAATAAGGATTGGTTGAAGATATTGAAGAAGCCAAAAATCATCAAACCATTAGGAATAGTGACATGGATAGAACTAATTTTTCTAGCCATGTTTATTATTCTATGTGTTTGGTATTTCTCAGCATTTGTCTATTTTCACTATAGTACCATTACTACTTATGCAGCAACTAAAGGAGTTGAAGT GTGGCAAGCAAGAATTGATAGGTTGGCTTTAGTAATAGGGTTAACAGGAAATATATGTTTAACATTTCTATTTTATCCAGTAAGTAGAGGCTCTTCAATTTTGCCTCTTTTGGGATTAACTTCAGAAGGCAGCATCAAATATCATATATGGTTGGGACATATGGCTATGACACTTTTCACTATTCATGGTCttctttttattctattttgggCCGTCTCTGGGAGATTACATGAG ATGTTGACATGGGATCCACATTACATATCAAATGTACCTGGAGAACTTGGTTTACTAGTTGGATTAATATTGTGGGCAACAacatttccagcaattagaagaAGAATGTTTGAAGTCTTCTTCTACACTCACTATCTCTACATTCTATTCATGGTTTTCTACCTACTCCACACTGGAATGTTCTATGCCTGCATTATGCTCCCAGGTTTCTTCCTCTTCTTGATCGATCGATACTTGAGATTCTTGCAATCCAAGCAAAAAGTTCGTTTGATTTCAGCCCGAGTTTTGACTTGTGAAACTGTTGAACTCAACTTCTCCAAAATATCAG GTTTGGAGTACTCTCCTACGAGCGTTATGTTCCTAAACGTGCCAAGCATATCCAAATTGCAGTGGCATCCATTCACTGTAACTTCAAACAGTAACTTAGAATCAGATACAATTAGTGTTGTCATCAAATGTGAAGGAAGCTGGACTAAGAAGCTTTACAGTGTCATGTCATTGCCTAAGCCAGTCGATCGTCTTGACGTTTCTGTTGAAGGACCCTATGGACCTGCTTCCACTCATTTCCTAAG GCATGATACATTGGTGTTGATCAGTGGAGGGAGTGGAATAACTCCATTCATTTCCATCGTCAGAGAGCTGATTTATATGAGCTCAACACTGAAATGCAAAACTCCGAAGATCTTATTAGTTAGTGTGTTCAGGAATACTTCACAACTCTCTATGTTAGACCTTCTTTATCCTATAGCAGGCACTCCTTCAGGATGTTCTTCTAATCTTGACCTACAAGTTGAGGCTTATATAACCAGAGAGACTGAACCAGCACAAGAAAAAACCGAACCCCTACGGACCATTTTGTTCAAACCTGACCACTCTGATGCACCCATAACCCCCATTTTAGGCCAGAACAACTGGCTCTGGCTTGCAGCTATAATATCGTCTTCGTTTGCTCTGTACCTTCTATTTGTGGGACTTCTTTACCAATACTATGTTTACCCTATGGACCATGGTACTAACCAGGTATTCCCATACCACACAAGGGCTTTATTTAACATGTTGTTTATAGCAGCTGCTATAGTAATTGCAGCAAGTGCAGCCTTCCTATGGAACAAGAAGAAAAGTGCTAGGGAAACTAAGCAGATTCAGGACATGGCAGATTCAGCAAAATCTTTGAACTCATTAATAGCTTATGCTGATCAAGAGCTAGAAAGTCTTCCTCAACAGTCGCTCGACAAATCTATCAAGACACATTATGGCCACAGACCTGATCTCAAGC GAATATTGCTAGAAGTTAAAGGATCAAGTGTTGGAGTACTTGCCTCTGGACCGAAGACCTTGAGACATGACGTAGCAGCCATTTGCTCATCTGAGTTGGTTGAAAATCTGCACTTTGAGTCCATCAGCTTCACCTGGTGA